Proteins from one Aureimonas sp. SA4125 genomic window:
- a CDS encoding NADH-quinone oxidoreductase subunit A, translating into MPTLLASYLPIVIFVGVALFIGLALLVSPFLVAFRAPDDEKMSAYECGFEAFDDSRMKFDVRFYLVSILFIIFDLEVAFLFPWAASFGAVGWFGFWSMMVFLGVLTIGFIYEWKKGALEWD; encoded by the coding sequence ATGCCCACACTTCTCGCTTCCTATCTGCCGATCGTCATTTTCGTCGGCGTAGCACTGTTCATCGGCCTGGCGCTCCTGGTCTCCCCGTTTCTGGTGGCCTTCCGCGCGCCGGACGACGAGAAGATGTCGGCCTATGAGTGCGGCTTCGAGGCCTTCGATGATTCGCGCATGAAGTTCGACGTGCGCTTTTACCTCGTGTCGATCCTCTTCATCATCTTCGACCTCGAGGTCGCCTTCCTGTTTCCGTGGGCCGCCTCGTTTGGCGCTGTCGGCTGGTTCGGCTTCTGGTCGATGATGGTGTTCCTGGGCGTTTTGACAATCGGCTTCATCTACGAGTGGAAGAAAGGCGCCCTCGAATGGGACTGA
- a CDS encoding NADH-quinone oxidoreductase subunit C translates to MNEFADNISDLLGDKLGESITAFGELTIIVDASDIIETLTLLRDAPGQEFVALVDICGADYPARADRFEVVYHLLSPRQNKRIRVKVRTSEDNPVPSATAVYVGADWFEREAYDLYGILFTGHPDLRRILTDYGFEGHPLRKDFPLTGFVEVHYDEALKQVIYEPVALRQEFRNFDFLSPWEGTDYVLPGDEKAKLS, encoded by the coding sequence ATGAACGAATTTGCCGATAACATCAGCGACCTGCTCGGCGACAAGCTCGGCGAATCGATCACGGCCTTCGGGGAACTGACGATCATCGTCGACGCCTCGGACATCATCGAGACGCTGACCCTGCTGCGTGACGCGCCAGGTCAGGAGTTCGTCGCTCTCGTCGACATCTGCGGCGCCGACTATCCCGCCCGCGCAGACCGTTTCGAGGTGGTCTACCACCTTCTCTCGCCGCGCCAGAACAAGCGGATCCGGGTCAAAGTCCGCACGAGCGAGGACAATCCGGTGCCGTCGGCGACGGCGGTCTATGTCGGTGCCGACTGGTTCGAGCGCGAGGCCTACGACCTGTACGGCATCCTCTTCACCGGCCATCCCGATCTTCGCCGCATCCTCACCGACTACGGCTTCGAGGGCCATCCGCTGCGCAAGGACTTTCCGCTCACCGGCTTCGTCGAGGTGCACTACGACGAGGCGCTGAAGCAGGTGATCTACGAGCCGGTGGCGCTGCGCCAGGAGTTCCGTAACTTCGACTTCCTGTCGCCATGGGAAGGCACCGACTACGTGCTGCCGGGCGACGAGAAGGCAAAGCTGAGCTGA
- a CDS encoding GFA family protein, translating into MSGAGSSLSGGCLCGSVRFTATVAAHEFAACHCSICRRWSGGVFLAVDCASLTIENDEGLGIYRSSDYGERGFCKTCGSNLIWRMQDGSAAVVSFQALDEPSGFTFASEIFVDEKPDVYAFANPTKKMTGAEFIAAFAGEGT; encoded by the coding sequence ATGAGCGGAGCGGGTTCCAGTCTTTCCGGCGGCTGTCTCTGCGGCAGCGTTCGTTTTACGGCAACGGTTGCCGCCCACGAATTCGCCGCCTGTCACTGCAGCATTTGTCGCCGCTGGTCGGGTGGCGTCTTTCTCGCCGTCGACTGCGCGAGCCTGACGATCGAGAACGACGAAGGGCTCGGCATCTACCGCTCTTCCGACTACGGCGAACGCGGTTTCTGCAAGACCTGCGGCTCCAACCTGATCTGGCGGATGCAGGACGGCAGTGCCGCGGTCGTGTCTTTCCAAGCGCTCGACGAGCCCTCCGGCTTCACCTTTGCCAGTGAGATATTCGTCGACGAAAAGCCTGACGTCTACGCCTTCGCCAATCCGACGAAGAAGATGACGGGCGCAGAATTCATCGCGGCCTTTGCCGGCGAGGGAACGTAA
- a CDS encoding NADH-quinone oxidoreductase subunit D, whose product MAEIDVRNFNINFGPQHPAAHGVLRLVLELDGEVVERVDPHIGLLHRGTEKLIEAKTYLQAIPYFDRLDYVAPMNQEHAFCLAIERLTEVSVPKRAQLIRVLYSEIGRILSHLLNVTTQAMDVGALTPPLWGFEEREKLMVFYERASGSRMHAAYFRPGGVHQDLPQKLVDDIGAWCDPFLKVCDDIEGLLTENRIFKQRNVDIGVIGIDDCWAMGFSGVMVRGSGAAWDLRKSQPYECYDEMEFDIPIGKNGDCYDRYLIRMVEMRESAKIMKQCVERLSGTERTGPIAATEGKIVPPKRAQMKRSMEALIHHFKLYTEGFHVPAGEVYAAVEAPKGEFGVYLVADGTNKPHRCKIKAPGFAHLQAMDFMCRKHMLADVSAILGSLDIVFGEVDR is encoded by the coding sequence ATGGCTGAAATCGACGTCCGCAACTTCAACATCAATTTCGGCCCGCAGCACCCGGCGGCGCATGGCGTGCTGCGGCTGGTGCTGGAGCTCGACGGCGAAGTCGTCGAGCGCGTCGATCCGCATATCGGCCTCCTGCACCGCGGCACCGAGAAGCTGATCGAGGCAAAGACCTACCTGCAGGCGATCCCCTATTTCGACCGGCTCGACTATGTCGCACCGATGAACCAGGAGCATGCCTTCTGCCTCGCCATCGAGCGGCTGACGGAAGTGTCTGTGCCGAAGCGCGCGCAGCTGATCCGCGTGCTGTATTCCGAGATCGGTCGCATCCTCTCGCATCTTCTCAACGTCACCACGCAGGCCATGGACGTCGGCGCCCTGACGCCGCCTCTCTGGGGCTTCGAGGAGCGCGAGAAGCTGATGGTGTTCTACGAGCGCGCCTCCGGCTCGCGCATGCACGCCGCCTACTTCCGCCCCGGCGGGGTCCATCAGGATCTGCCGCAGAAGCTCGTCGACGACATCGGCGCCTGGTGCGACCCGTTCCTGAAGGTCTGCGACGACATCGAGGGGCTTCTCACCGAGAATCGCATCTTCAAGCAGCGCAATGTCGATATCGGCGTGATCGGCATCGACGACTGCTGGGCCATGGGCTTTTCCGGCGTGATGGTGCGCGGTTCGGGCGCCGCCTGGGACCTGCGCAAGTCGCAGCCCTACGAGTGCTATGACGAGATGGAATTCGACATTCCGATCGGCAAGAACGGCGACTGCTACGATCGCTACCTCATCCGCATGGTCGAGATGCGCGAATCGGCAAAGATCATGAAGCAGTGCGTCGAGCGCCTGTCGGGCACCGAGCGCACCGGCCCGATCGCGGCGACGGAGGGCAAGATCGTGCCGCCCAAGCGCGCCCAGATGAAGCGCTCGATGGAAGCGCTGATCCATCACTTCAAGCTCTATACCGAAGGCTTTCACGTTCCTGCCGGGGAAGTGTATGCGGCGGTCGAGGCGCCGAAGGGCGAGTTCGGCGTCTATCTCGTCGCGGACGGCACAAACAAGCCGCATCGCTGCAAGATCAAGGCACCGGGCTTTGCCCATCTCCAGGCCATGGATTTCATGTGCCGCAAGCACATGCTGGCCGACGTCTCGGCCATCCTCGGCTCGCTCGACATCGTGTTCGGCGAGGTGGACCGCTAG
- a CDS encoding Uma2 family endonuclease: protein MIPKPARSEKMTADAFYTWAESWGEGERYELVEGLAYRLQCERVSHAETKAAVWLALRNAIAGAQLDCRAFPDGVSVRISDHNVRDPDVVVQCGHYDSNSLFAPNPVVVVEVISPSSVKTDVDRKLIDYFSVMSILHYMIVYGDDGRIVHHFRSSAGATIETRILGREAIIELSPPGLVVAAADFFVDPAPEDASAP, encoded by the coding sequence ATGATTCCGAAGCCCGCCAGATCCGAAAAAATGACCGCCGACGCCTTCTACACCTGGGCCGAGAGCTGGGGTGAGGGCGAGCGCTACGAGCTCGTGGAGGGGCTGGCCTACCGGCTGCAGTGCGAGCGGGTGAGTCACGCGGAGACCAAGGCGGCGGTATGGCTGGCGCTTCGCAACGCCATCGCCGGCGCCCAGCTGGACTGCCGCGCGTTTCCGGACGGAGTCAGCGTCAGGATAAGCGACCACAATGTGCGCGATCCCGACGTGGTCGTCCAGTGCGGACACTATGACAGCAATTCCCTGTTCGCTCCCAACCCGGTCGTCGTCGTCGAGGTGATCTCGCCGTCGAGCGTCAAGACGGATGTCGACCGAAAGCTGATCGACTATTTCTCGGTCATGTCGATTCTCCACTACATGATCGTCTACGGCGATGACGGGCGGATCGTTCACCACTTTCGATCGAGCGCCGGAGCCACGATCGAGACCCGCATCCTGGGGCGCGAGGCGATCATCGAACTGTCGCCCCCGGGACTTGTCGTGGCGGCAGCCGACTTCTTCGTCGACCCGGCGCCCGAGGATGCTTCGGCTCCTTGA
- the nuoE gene encoding NADH-quinone oxidoreductase subunit NuoE gives MSVRRLAEDSVQPAGFAFSADNANWAESTIQKYPEGRQQSAVIPLLMRAQEQDGWVTKAAIEHVAGMLKMPLIRVLEVATFYTQFQLKPIGTRAHIQVCGTTPCMLRGSDELIRVCKSKIHAEQFHPNASGTLSWEEVECLGACVNAPMIMVFKDTYEDLTPERLEAIIDGFESGEAIPVGPQIDRQLSAPEGGPTTLLEEKASPPAEGGPAAGAAPQGPGAGGSVEGEESNAGRPRTGAAETDPSLVGMSKGTGGTAGQQTETAIDPSAGASRPHAGSTGGEVDGPTGAGGKESGGESAARTSPDGDEVRRDGRLQSQERAAEAAVVPDVRRPGSEAVTASPPAAGDGPAEANRVSDDVLPGPAATDHFEAKDDAGQAAGSAGSTLEGDGPQQAGEKPGGLLALADGQKDDLKVIRGIGPVIESKLNDLGVFHFRQIAAWTPMNLVWIDNFLNFRGRAIRENWIRQAGLLVARAETK, from the coding sequence ATGTCCGTCAGACGTCTCGCGGAAGATAGCGTCCAGCCCGCCGGCTTTGCCTTTTCGGCCGACAATGCCAACTGGGCCGAGAGCACCATCCAGAAATATCCGGAAGGCCGTCAGCAGTCGGCCGTCATTCCCTTGCTGATGCGCGCGCAGGAACAGGACGGCTGGGTCACCAAGGCCGCCATCGAGCATGTCGCCGGCATGCTGAAGATGCCGCTGATCCGCGTTCTGGAAGTCGCAACCTTCTACACCCAGTTCCAGCTGAAGCCGATCGGTACCCGAGCCCACATCCAGGTCTGCGGGACAACTCCCTGCATGCTGCGCGGCTCGGACGAACTGATCCGGGTCTGCAAGTCGAAGATCCATGCCGAGCAGTTCCATCCGAACGCCTCCGGCACGTTGTCCTGGGAAGAGGTCGAGTGCCTCGGGGCCTGCGTCAACGCGCCGATGATCATGGTCTTCAAGGACACCTACGAGGATTTGACGCCCGAGCGTCTGGAAGCCATCATCGACGGTTTCGAAAGCGGCGAGGCGATCCCTGTCGGCCCGCAGATCGACCGGCAGCTGTCGGCGCCGGAGGGTGGACCGACGACGCTGCTGGAAGAGAAGGCCTCGCCCCCTGCCGAGGGCGGCCCCGCAGCAGGGGCAGCGCCGCAGGGCCCCGGCGCCGGTGGGAGCGTCGAGGGCGAGGAGTCCAATGCGGGCCGTCCACGCACGGGCGCTGCCGAGACCGATCCGAGCCTCGTCGGCATGAGCAAGGGCACAGGCGGCACTGCCGGCCAGCAAACAGAAACCGCCATCGACCCGTCCGCTGGTGCCAGCCGTCCGCATGCCGGCTCGACCGGCGGCGAAGTCGACGGGCCGACGGGCGCTGGCGGCAAGGAATCGGGTGGCGAAAGCGCCGCGCGGACCTCGCCCGATGGCGACGAAGTTCGGCGCGACGGCAGGCTGCAGAGCCAGGAGCGGGCGGCCGAGGCGGCCGTCGTGCCGGATGTTCGGCGGCCGGGTTCCGAGGCTGTGACGGCTTCCCCGCCGGCCGCAGGCGATGGGCCGGCAGAGGCCAACCGCGTCAGCGACGACGTGCTGCCGGGACCCGCCGCCACCGACCACTTCGAGGCGAAAGACGACGCGGGGCAAGCCGCGGGCTCTGCCGGCTCGACGCTGGAAGGCGACGGCCCGCAGCAGGCGGGCGAAAAGCCCGGCGGTCTCCTGGCGCTTGCCGACGGACAGAAGGACGACCTCAAGGTCATCCGCGGCATCGGCCCCGTGATCGAGAGCAAGTTGAACGACCTCGGCGTCTTTCACTTCCGCCAGATCGCCGCCTGGACGCCGATGAACCTGGTCTGGATCGACAATTTCCTGAACTTCCGCGGACGCGCCATCCGGGAGAACTGGATCCGGCAGGCGGGACTGCTCGTCGCCCGGGCGGAGACAAAGTGA
- the nuoF gene encoding NADH-quinone oxidoreductase subunit NuoF, with amino-acid sequence MLQDKDRIFTNIYGLKDKSLKGAMSRGHFDGTGEIIAKGRDWIINEMKASGLRGRGGAGFPTGLKWSFMPKESDGRPHYLVVNADESEPGTCKDRDIMRNDPFTLIEGCVIAGFSMGAHVCYIYVRGEYVREREALQLAIDECYEAGLLGKNNKCGWDYDIYVHHGAGAYICGEETALLESLEGKKGQPRLKPPFPANVGLYGCPTTVNNVESIAVAPTILRRGGAWFGALGRANNTGTKLFCISGHVNRPCTVEEEMGITFRELIETHCGGIRGGWDNLLAVIPGGSSVPLVPAADIIDCKMDFDGLREIKTSLGTAAVIVMDKSTDIVRAIARLSYFYKHESCGQCTPCREGTGWMWRLMERMVVGNAEKREIDMLLDITKQVEGHTICALGDAAAWPIQGLMRHFRAEVERRIDEFSANKVPAPNRPVMLQAAE; translated from the coding sequence ATGCTTCAGGACAAGGACCGCATCTTCACCAATATCTACGGCCTGAAGGACAAGAGCCTGAAGGGCGCGATGAGTCGCGGCCATTTCGACGGCACCGGCGAGATCATCGCCAAGGGCCGCGATTGGATCATCAACGAGATGAAGGCTTCGGGCCTGCGCGGACGCGGCGGCGCGGGCTTTCCGACCGGCCTGAAATGGTCCTTCATGCCGAAGGAGTCGGACGGACGTCCGCACTACCTCGTCGTCAATGCCGACGAATCCGAGCCCGGGACCTGCAAGGACCGGGACATCATGCGCAACGATCCGTTCACGCTGATCGAGGGCTGCGTCATCGCCGGTTTCTCGATGGGCGCGCATGTCTGCTACATCTACGTCCGGGGCGAATACGTCCGCGAGCGCGAGGCCCTGCAGCTCGCCATCGACGAGTGCTACGAGGCCGGCCTTCTCGGCAAGAACAACAAGTGCGGCTGGGACTACGACATCTACGTCCACCACGGCGCCGGTGCCTATATCTGCGGCGAGGAGACGGCGCTTCTCGAAAGCCTCGAGGGCAAGAAGGGCCAGCCGCGGCTGAAGCCGCCCTTTCCGGCGAATGTCGGCCTCTACGGCTGCCCGACCACCGTCAACAACGTCGAGTCGATCGCCGTCGCGCCGACCATTCTGCGCCGTGGCGGCGCCTGGTTCGGCGCCCTCGGCCGGGCCAACAACACCGGCACGAAGCTGTTCTGCATCTCCGGCCATGTGAACCGTCCCTGCACGGTCGAGGAGGAGATGGGCATCACCTTTCGCGAGCTGATCGAGACGCATTGCGGCGGCATCCGGGGCGGTTGGGACAACCTTCTGGCCGTCATTCCCGGTGGCTCCTCGGTGCCGCTGGTGCCGGCTGCCGACATCATCGACTGCAAGATGGACTTCGACGGTCTGCGTGAGATCAAGACCTCGCTCGGCACCGCCGCCGTCATCGTCATGGACAAGTCGACCGACATCGTCCGCGCCATCGCCCGGCTCAGCTACTTCTACAAGCACGAGAGCTGCGGCCAGTGCACGCCGTGCCGCGAGGGCACCGGCTGGATGTGGCGGCTGATGGAACGCATGGTCGTCGGCAATGCCGAAAAGCGCGAGATCGACATGCTCCTCGACATCACCAAGCAGGTCGAGGGTCATACCATCTGCGCGCTCGGCGATGCGGCGGCCTGGCCGATCCAGGGCCTGATGCGCCATTTCCGTGCCGAGGTGGAGCGGCGGATCGACGAGTTCTCGGCCAACAAGGTGCCCGCGCCGAATCGTCCCGTGATGCTGCAGGCGGCGGAGTAG
- a CDS encoding pentapeptide repeat-containing protein — protein MTEIIGKADVLTVQKADISSSLFSDADMSETRFENVDLSGAEISNADLAEIVFTDVDMTEARFTNANLTDAVFENVKVEGMTINGIDIAALLAAHAAAKSKA, from the coding sequence ATGACCGAGATCATCGGCAAGGCCGACGTCCTGACGGTGCAGAAGGCCGACATTTCGAGCTCGCTGTTTTCCGATGCCGACATGTCGGAGACGCGCTTCGAGAACGTCGACCTCTCCGGGGCGGAAATCTCGAACGCCGATCTGGCGGAGATCGTCTTCACCGATGTGGACATGACCGAGGCGCGCTTCACCAACGCCAACCTCACCGACGCGGTGTTCGAGAACGTCAAGGTCGAGGGCATGACGATCAACGGCATCGACATCGCGGCGCTGCTGGCGGCTCACGCCGCGGCAAAGTCCAAGGCATAG
- the nuoG gene encoding NADH-quinone oxidoreductase subunit NuoG, translating to MAKLKVDGTEIEVPDHFTLLQAAEEAGVEIPRFCFHDRLSIAGNCRMCLVEVKGGPPKPTASCAMNVRDLRPGPNGEAPEIFTNTPMVKKAREGVMEFLLINHPLDCPICDQGGECDLQDQAMAFGVDSSRYRENKRAVEDKYIGPLVKTIMTRCIHCTRCVRFTTEIAGISELGLIGRGEDAEITTYLEKAMSSELQGNVIDLCPVGALTSRPYAFQARPWELSKTETVDVMDAVGSAIRVDTRGREVMRILPRINESINEEWISDKTRFVWDGLRTQRLDKPYVRRDGRLQPASWPEAFAAIKAKVDASAVGKIGAIAGDLAAVEDMWALKRLMEGLGSANLDCRQDGAKLDPADGRASYLFNTTIAGIEDADALLIIGANPRFEASVLNARIRKRWRLGGFPIGVIGENTDLRYDAVYLGAGTDTLSSIDGASHEFYEALKAAARPMVIVGQGALSGPNGAAVLASVAALAREIGAISEGWNGFNVLHNAASRVGGLDIGFVPGEGGQTAAEMATGGVDLLFNLGADEIDIAAGPFVVYTGTHGDKGAHRADVILPAAAYTEKSGTWVNVEGRAQTGSRAAFPPGDAREDWAIFRALSAVLGKPLPFDSLAALRQEMYQSHAHFRSNAVTVADSSVITALADRAGALTGGAFASGIGDFYLTNPIARASKVMAECSRLAQADQLEAAE from the coding sequence ATGGCCAAACTTAAAGTCGACGGCACCGAGATCGAAGTTCCCGACCACTTCACGCTGCTGCAGGCGGCGGAAGAGGCGGGCGTCGAGATTCCGCGCTTCTGCTTCCACGACCGCCTGTCGATCGCCGGCAACTGCCGCATGTGCCTCGTCGAGGTGAAGGGCGGACCGCCGAAGCCGACGGCGTCCTGCGCCATGAACGTGCGCGACCTCAGGCCAGGCCCGAACGGCGAGGCGCCGGAGATCTTCACCAACACGCCGATGGTGAAGAAGGCCCGCGAGGGCGTGATGGAATTCCTCTTGATCAACCATCCGCTCGATTGCCCGATCTGCGACCAGGGCGGCGAGTGCGACCTGCAGGACCAGGCCATGGCCTTCGGCGTCGACTCCTCGCGGTACCGCGAGAACAAGCGCGCCGTCGAGGACAAGTACATCGGCCCGTTGGTCAAGACGATCATGACGCGCTGCATCCATTGCACCCGTTGTGTCCGCTTCACGACCGAGATCGCCGGCATTTCCGAGCTCGGCCTGATCGGTCGCGGCGAGGACGCGGAGATCACCACCTATCTCGAAAAGGCGATGAGCAGCGAGCTTCAGGGCAATGTCATCGACCTCTGCCCGGTCGGCGCGCTGACTTCGCGCCCCTATGCCTTCCAGGCGCGGCCTTGGGAGCTGTCGAAGACCGAGACGGTCGACGTCATGGACGCCGTCGGCTCGGCTATCCGCGTCGACACGCGCGGCCGCGAGGTCATGCGCATTCTCCCGCGGATCAACGAGTCTATCAACGAGGAGTGGATCTCCGACAAGACCCGCTTCGTCTGGGACGGTCTGCGCACGCAGCGCCTCGACAAGCCCTATGTCCGCCGCGACGGCCGCCTGCAGCCGGCTTCCTGGCCGGAGGCCTTTGCGGCCATCAAGGCGAAGGTTGACGCCTCGGCCGTCGGCAAAATTGGCGCGATTGCCGGCGATCTCGCCGCGGTCGAGGACATGTGGGCATTGAAGCGGTTGATGGAGGGCCTCGGCTCCGCCAATCTCGACTGCCGCCAGGACGGCGCCAAGCTCGATCCGGCGGACGGCCGGGCGTCCTACCTCTTCAACACGACCATCGCCGGGATCGAGGATGCCGACGCGCTCCTCATCATTGGCGCCAATCCGCGCTTCGAGGCGTCCGTCCTCAACGCGCGCATCCGCAAGCGCTGGCGGCTCGGCGGATTTCCGATCGGCGTCATCGGCGAGAACACCGACCTGCGCTACGACGCGGTCTATCTGGGGGCCGGCACCGATACGCTGTCCAGCATCGACGGCGCCAGCCACGAATTCTATGAGGCGCTGAAGGCAGCCGCCAGGCCGATGGTCATTGTCGGGCAGGGCGCTTTGTCCGGTCCCAATGGTGCGGCCGTGCTCGCCTCCGTCGCCGCTTTGGCGCGTGAGATCGGCGCGATCAGCGAGGGCTGGAACGGCTTCAACGTGCTGCACAACGCCGCCTCGCGCGTCGGCGGCCTCGACATCGGCTTCGTGCCGGGCGAGGGCGGCCAGACCGCGGCCGAGATGGCGACCGGCGGTGTCGACCTCCTGTTCAACCTCGGCGCCGACGAGATCGACATCGCGGCTGGGCCCTTCGTCGTCTACACCGGCACGCATGGCGACAAGGGCGCGCACCGCGCCGACGTCATCCTGCCCGCTGCGGCCTATACCGAGAAGTCCGGGACCTGGGTCAATGTCGAGGGCAGGGCACAGACCGGCAGCCGCGCCGCCTTCCCGCCGGGCGATGCCCGCGAGGACTGGGCCATCTTCCGCGCTTTGTCTGCCGTCCTCGGCAAGCCCTTGCCCTTCGACTCGCTTGCCGCGCTGCGGCAGGAGATGTACCAGTCCCACGCGCATTTCCGTTCGAACGCCGTCACCGTCGCCGATTCCTCCGTCATCACGGCGCTGGCAGACCGTGCAGGCGCGTTGACCGGCGGCGCCTTTGCCTCCGGCATCGGCGACTTCTACCTGACGAACCCGATCGCGCGGGCATCGAAGGTGATGGCGGAATGCTCGCGGCTGGCCCAGGCCGACCAACTCGAAGCAGCGGAATAG
- the nuoH gene encoding NADH-quinone oxidoreductase subunit NuoH has product MSDFFTLYAWPGIVILAQSVLFLVVLLVLIAYILLADRKIWAAVQMRRGPNVVGPWGLFQSFADLLKFVLKEPVIPASADKFVFLLAPLVAVTLALATFAVVPVAEGWVIADVNIGILYIFAISSLEVYGVIMGGWASNSKYAFLGALRSAAQMVSYEVSIGFVIVTVLLCVGSLNLTDIVLAQGTGVGTMIGLPGSFLDWHWLSLFPMFIIFFISALAETNRPPFDLVEAESELVAGFMVEYGSTPYMMFMLGEYAAITLMCCLTTILFLGGWLPPFAFAPFTWVPGVIWFLAKVALVFFMFAMVKAFVPRYRYDQLMRLGWKVFLPISLGMVVVVAFVLKLTGWGPA; this is encoded by the coding sequence GTGTCGGATTTCTTCACCCTCTATGCCTGGCCGGGCATCGTCATTCTGGCGCAGAGCGTCCTTTTCCTGGTCGTGCTTCTCGTCCTCATCGCCTACATCCTCCTCGCCGATCGCAAGATCTGGGCCGCGGTGCAGATGCGCCGGGGACCCAACGTCGTCGGGCCCTGGGGTCTTTTCCAGTCCTTTGCCGATCTCCTGAAATTCGTTCTCAAGGAGCCGGTGATCCCGGCCTCGGCCGACAAGTTCGTCTTCCTGCTCGCCCCGCTCGTGGCGGTGACGCTGGCGCTGGCGACCTTCGCGGTCGTGCCGGTGGCCGAGGGCTGGGTGATCGCCGACGTCAATATCGGCATCCTCTACATCTTCGCCATCTCCTCGCTCGAGGTCTATGGCGTGATCATGGGCGGCTGGGCCTCGAACTCGAAATACGCTTTTCTCGGCGCCCTGCGCTCGGCGGCGCAGATGGTCTCCTACGAGGTTTCGATCGGCTTCGTCATCGTCACCGTCCTCCTGTGCGTCGGATCTCTGAACCTCACCGACATCGTTCTGGCGCAAGGGACCGGCGTCGGCACGATGATCGGCCTGCCCGGCAGTTTCCTCGACTGGCACTGGCTGTCGCTCTTCCCGATGTTCATCATCTTCTTCATCTCGGCGCTCGCCGAGACGAACCGGCCGCCCTTCGATCTCGTCGAGGCCGAATCCGAGCTCGTCGCCGGCTTCATGGTCGAGTACGGCTCGACCCCGTACATGATGTTCATGCTCGGCGAATACGCCGCCATCACCCTGATGTGCTGCCTGACGACGATCCTCTTCCTCGGCGGCTGGCTGCCCCCGTTCGCCTTCGCCCCTTTCACCTGGGTGCCCGGCGTCATCTGGTTCCTCGCCAAGGTCGCGCTGGTCTTCTTCATGTTCGCGATGGTCAAGGCCTTCGTCCCGCGCTACCGCTACGACCAGCTGATGCGCTTGGGGTGGAAGGTGTTCCTGCCGATCTCGCTCGGCATGGTCGTCGTCGTCGCGTTCGTGCTGAAGCTCACTGGCTGGGGTCCGGCCTGA
- the nuoI gene encoding NADH-quinone oxidoreductase subunit NuoI, translating into MSAVTQTIRSLFLIEFVKAFGMSMRYFFAPKATINYPFEKNPQSPRFRGEHALRRYPNGEERCIACKLCEAICPAQAITIEAGPRRNDGTRRTVRYDIDMVKCIYCGFCQEACPVDAIVEGPNFEFSTETREELYYDKERLLANGDRWEQELARNIALDAPYR; encoded by the coding sequence ATGAGCGCCGTCACCCAGACCATCCGGTCGCTGTTCCTGATCGAGTTCGTCAAAGCCTTCGGCATGTCGATGCGCTACTTCTTCGCGCCGAAGGCGACGATCAACTACCCCTTCGAGAAGAACCCGCAGAGCCCGCGCTTTCGCGGCGAGCATGCGCTGCGCCGTTATCCGAACGGCGAGGAACGCTGCATCGCCTGCAAGCTCTGCGAGGCGATCTGCCCGGCACAGGCCATCACCATCGAGGCCGGCCCGCGCCGCAACGACGGCACCCGGCGCACGGTGCGCTACGACATCGACATGGTGAAGTGCATCTATTGCGGCTTCTGTCAGGAAGCCTGCCCGGTCGACGCGATCGTCGAGGGGCCGAACTTCGAGTTCTCCACGGAAACCCGCGAAGAGCTCTACTATGACAAGGAGCGCCTGCTCGCCAATGGCGACCGTTGGGAGCAGGAACTCGCCCGCAACATTGCGCTCGACGCGCCGTACCGCTAA
- a CDS encoding NADH-quinone oxidoreductase subunit J, which yields MLGLQALFFYMFSVVTVFSAVMVVLSRNPVHSVLFLILTFVSAAGLFLLTGAEFLALILIVVYVGAVAVLFLFVVMMLDVDFAALKRGALEYAPIGAIIGLVLFAELIVAVTGTVYSPTLATTTAYPTPSLDVTSNIEALGFILYTRYVYFFQVAGLILFVAMIGAIVLTLRHKEGIKRQSIPDQVARNPATAIEIRKVESGQGLR from the coding sequence ATGCTGGGCCTGCAGGCACTGTTCTTCTACATGTTTTCGGTGGTGACGGTCTTTTCGGCCGTCATGGTCGTCTTGTCGCGCAATCCGGTGCATTCGGTGCTGTTCCTGATCCTGACCTTCGTCAGCGCCGCCGGCCTCTTCCTTCTCACCGGCGCCGAGTTCCTCGCGCTGATCCTCATCGTCGTTTATGTCGGCGCCGTGGCGGTGCTCTTCCTCTTCGTCGTCATGATGCTCGACGTCGACTTCGCCGCCCTGAAGCGGGGCGCGCTGGAATATGCGCCGATCGGCGCCATCATCGGCCTCGTCCTCTTTGCCGAACTGATCGTCGCCGTGACGGGGACGGTCTATTCGCCGACCCTGGCCACGACGACCGCCTACCCGACGCCGTCTCTGGACGTCACGTCGAACATCGAGGCGCTCGGCTTCATCCTCTACACCCGCTACGTCTATTTCTTCCAGGTTGCCGGCCTGATCCTCTTCGTCGCGATGATCGGGGCGATCGTCCTGACGCTGCGCCACAAGGAAGGCATCAAGCGGCAGTCGATCCCCGATCAGGTGGCGCGCAACCCCGCGACGGCGATCGAGATCCGCAAGGTCGAGAGCGGACAGGGTCTCCGGTAG